In a genomic window of Muntiacus reevesi chromosome 1, mMunRee1.1, whole genome shotgun sequence:
- the PYGO2 gene encoding pygopus homolog 2 isoform X1, producing MKEPLGSLRLSRDGDVSHLKEKAAESVASHLFFIVYLGLQMKSPEKKRRKSNTQGPAYSHLTEFAPPPTPMVDHLVASNPFEDDFGAPKVGGAAPPFLGSPVPFGGFRVQGGMAGQVPPGYGTGGGGGPQPLRRQPPPFPPSPMGPAFNMPPQGPGYPPPGNMNFPSQPFNQPLGQNFSPPGGQMMPGPVGGFGPMISPTMGQPPRGELGPPSLPQRFAQPGAPFGPSPLQRPGQGLPSLPPNTSPFPGPDPGFPGPGGEDGGKPLNPPAPTAFPQEPHSGSPAAAVNGNQPSFPPNSSGRGGGTPDANSLAPPGKAGGGSGPQPPPGLVYPCGACRSEVNDDQDAILCEASCQKWFHRECTGMTESAYGLLTTEASAVWACDLCLKTKEIQSVYIREGMGQLVAANDG from the exons ATGAAGGAGCCACTTGGGAGTCTGAGGCTATCAAGAGATGGGGATGTCTCTCATTTAAAGGAAAAGGCAGCTGAGAGTGTAGCATCCCATTTATTCTTCATAGTGTACCTTG GTCTGCAAATGAAGAGCCCAGAAAAGAAGCGAAGGAAGTCAAATACTCAG GGCCCTGCATACTCACACCTGACGGAGTTTGCACCACCCCCAACTCCCATGGTGGACCACCTGGTTGCATCCAACCCTTTTGAGGATGACTTCGGAGCCCCTAAGGTGGGGGGTGCAGCCCCTCCATTCCTTGGCAGTCCCGTCCCCTTTGGGGGCTTCCGTGTCCAGGGGGGAATGGCAGGCCAGGTACCCCCAGGATATGGCACTGGGGGTGGAGGAGGTCCTCAGCCTCTTCGTCGACAGCCACCCCCTTTCCCTCCCAGCCCCATGGGCCCTGCTTTCAACATGCCCCCCCAGGGCCCTGGCTATCCACCCCCAGGTAACATGAATTTTCCCAGCCAACCCTTCAACCAGCCTCTGGGTCAGAACTTTAGCCCGCCTGGTGGGCAGATGATGCCAGGCCCAGTGGGGGGATTTGGCCCCATGATCTCACCCACCATGGGACAACCTCCCAGAGGGGAGCTGGGCCCCCCTTCTCTCCCCCAACGCTTTGCCCAGCCAGGGGCCCCTTTTGGCCCTTCTCCTCTCCAGAGACCTGGTCAGGGGCTCCCCAGCTTGCCTCCCAACACAAGTCCCTTCCCTGGTCCGGACCCTGGCTTTCCTGGCCCTGGTGGTGAGGATGGGGGGAAGCCTTTAAATCCCCCTGCGCCCACTGCTTTTCCCCAGGAGCCCCACTCAGGCTCCCCGGCTGCTGCTGTTAATGGGAATCAGCCCAGTTTTCCTCCAAACAGcagtgggcggggtgggggcactCCAGATGCCAACAGCCTGGCACCCCCTGGAAAGGCAGGTGGGGGctcaggaccccagcctcccccaggcCTGGTGTACCCATGTGGTGCCTGTCGGAGCGAGGTGAATGACGACCAAGATGCCATTCTCTGTGAGGCCTCCTGCCAGAAGTGGTTCCACCGTGAGTGCACGGGCATGACTGAGAGCGCCTATGGGCTGCTGACCACCGAGGCCTCTGCTGTCTGGGCCTGCGATCTCTGCCTGAAGACCAAGGAGATTCAGTCTGTCTACATCCGCGAGGGCATGGGGCAGCTGGTGGCCGCTAACGATGGGTGA
- the SHC1 gene encoding SHC-transforming protein 1 isoform X3 translates to MGDMNKLSGGGGRRTRVEGGQLGGEEWTRHGSFVNKPTRGWLHPNDKVMGPGVSYLVRYMGCVEVLQSMRALDFNTRTQVTREAISLVCEAVPGAKGATRRRKPCSRPLSSILGRSNLKFAGMPITLTVSTSSLNLMAADCKQIIANHHMQSISFASGGDPDTAEYVAYVAKDPVNQRACHILECPEGLAQDVISTIGQAFELRFKQYLRNPPRLVTPHDRMAGFDGSAWDEEEEEPPDHQYYNDFPGKEPPLGGVVDMRLREGALPGAARPTPPSAQTPSHLGATLPVGQPAGGEPEARKQMPPPPPCSAGRELFDDPSYVNVQNLDKARQAGAGAGPPNPAINGSAPRDLFDMKPFEDALRMPPPPQSTAMAEQLRGEPWFHGKLSRREAEALLQVNGDFLVRESTTTPGQYVLTGLQSGQPKHLLLVDPEGVVRTKDHRFESVSHLISYHMDNHLPIISAGSELCLQQPVERKL, encoded by the exons ATGGGT gacatgAACAAGCTGAGTGGAGGCGGCGGGCGCAGGACTCGGGTGGAAGGGGGCCAGCTGGGGGGCGAGGAGTGGACTCGCCACGGGAGCTTTGTCAATAAGCCCACCCGGGGCTGGCTGCATCCCAACGACAAAGTCATGGGACCCGGGGTTTCCTACTTGGTTCGG TACATGGGCTGTGTGGAGGTCCTGCAGTCAATGCGTGCTCTCGACTTCAACACCCGGACTCAGGTCACCAG GGAGGCCATCAGTCTGGTGTGTGAGGCTGTGCCGGGTGCTAAGGGGGCAACAAGGAGGAGAAAG CCCTGTAGCCGTCCACTCAGCTCCATTCTGGGGAGGAGTAACCTGAAATTTGCTGGAATGCCAATCACTCTGACCGTCTCCACCAGCAGCCTCAACCTCATGGCCGCAGACTGCAAACAG ATCATCGCCAACCACCACATGCAGTCCATCTCGTTTGCATCCGGCGGGGACCCG GACACAGCCGAATATGTCGCCTATGTTGCCAAAGACCCAGTGAATCAGAGAG CCTGCCACATCCTGGAGTGTCCCGAAGGGCTCGCTCAGGACGTCATCAGCACCATCGGCCAGGCCTTCGAGCTTCGCTTCAAACAGTACCTCAGGAACCCGCCCAGGCTCGTTACCCCCCACGACAG GATGGCTGGCTTTGATGGCTCAGCttgggatgaggaggaggaagagcccCCTGACCATCAGTACTATAATGACTTCCCGGGGAAGGAACCACCTCTTGGGGGTGTGGTGGACATGAGGCTTCGGGAAGGAGCCCTCCCAGGGGCTGCTCGACCCACTCCACCCAGTGCCCAGACCCCCAGCCACCTGGGAGCCACGCTG CCTGTGGGGCAGCCTGCTGGGGGAGAGCCAGAAGCCCGCAAACAGATGCCGCCCCCGCCACCCTGCTCAG CAGGCAGAGAGCTCTTTGATGACCCCTCCTATGTCAACGTCCAGAACCTAGACAAGGCCCGGCAAGCAGGGGCTGGGGCCGGGCCCCCCAATCCTGCCATCAATGGCAGTGCACCCCGAGACCTCTTTGACATGA AGCCCTTTGAAGATGCCTTGCGAATGCCTCCACCTCCCCAGTCAACAGCCATGGCTGAGCAGCTCCGAGGGGAGCCCTGGTTCCACGGGAAGCTGAGCCGGCGAGAGGCCGAGGCACTGCTACAAGTCAACGGGGACTTCCTGGTGCGGGAAAGCACGACCACGCCGGGCCAGTACGTGCTCACCGGCCTGCAGAGTGGGCAGCCAAAGCACCTGCTCCTGGTGGACCCTGAGGGTGTG GTTCGGACAAAGGATCACCGctttgaaagtgtcagtcacctCATCAGCTACCACATGGACAATCACTTGCCCATCATCTCTGCGGGCAGCGAACTGTGTCTCCAGCAGCCTGTGGAGCGGAAACTGTGA
- the CKS1B gene encoding cyclin-dependent kinases regulatory subunit 1: MSHKQIYYSDKYDDEEFEYRHVMLPKDIAKLVPKTHLMSESEWRNLGVQQSQGWVHYMIHEPEPHILLFRRPLPKKPKK, encoded by the exons ATGTCGCACAAACAAATTTACTATTCGGACAAATACGACGACGAGGAGTTCGAGTACCG GCATGTCATGTTGCCCAAGGACATAGCCAAGCTGGTCCCTAAAACTCATTTGATGTCTGAATCTGAATGGAGGAATCTTGGTGTTCAGCAGAGTCAGGGATGGGTCCATTATATGATCCATGAACCAG AACCTCACATCTTGCTGTTCCGGCGGCCACTGCCCAAGAAACCAAAGAAATGA
- the SHC1 gene encoding SHC-transforming protein 1 isoform X2 → MDLLPPKPKYNPLRNESLSSLEEGASGSTPPEELPSPSASSLGPMLPPLPGDDSPTTLCSFFPRMSNLKLANPAGGRPGPKGEPGRANEDGEGIVGAAMLDSGPLPLLQDMNKLSGGGGRRTRVEGGQLGGEEWTRHGSFVNKPTRGWLHPNDKVMGPGVSYLVRYMGCVEVLQSMRALDFNTRTQVTREAISLVCEAVPGAKGATRRRKPCSRPLSSILGRSNLKFAGMPITLTVSTSSLNLMAADCKQIIANHHMQSISFASGGDPDTAEYVAYVAKDPVNQRACHILECPEGLAQDVISTIGQAFELRFKQYLRNPPRLVTPHDRMAGFDGSAWDEEEEEPPDHQYYNDFPGKEPPLGGVVDMRLREGALPGAARPTPPSAQTPSHLGATLPVGQPAGGEPEARKQMPPPPPCSGRELFDDPSYVNVQNLDKARQAGAGAGPPNPAINGSAPRDLFDMKPFEDALRMPPPPQSTAMAEQLRGEPWFHGKLSRREAEALLQVNGDFLVRESTTTPGQYVLTGLQSGQPKHLLLVDPEGVVRTKDHRFESVSHLISYHMDNHLPIISAGSELCLQQPVERKL, encoded by the exons ATGGATCTCCTGCCACCCAAGCCCAAGTACAACCCACTTCGGAATGAGTCTCTGTCATCGCTGGAGGAGGGGGCTTCAGGGTCCACCCCACCGGAGGAGCTGCCATCCCCATCAGCCTCATCCCTGGGGCCCATGCTACCACCTTTGCCTGGGGACGACAGTCCCACTACCCTGTGCTCCTTCTTCCCCCGGATGAGCAACCTGAAGCTGGCCAACCCAGCTGGAGGGCGCCCGGGGCCGAAGGGGGAGCCAGGAAGGGCAAACGAGGATGGGGAGGGGATTGTAGGGGCAGCCATGCTGGACTCAggccccctgcccctcctccaggacatgAACAAGCTGAGTGGAGGCGGCGGGCGCAGGACTCGGGTGGAAGGGGGCCAGCTGGGGGGCGAGGAGTGGACTCGCCACGGGAGCTTTGTCAATAAGCCCACCCGGGGCTGGCTGCATCCCAACGACAAAGTCATGGGACCCGGGGTTTCCTACTTGGTTCGG TACATGGGCTGTGTGGAGGTCCTGCAGTCAATGCGTGCTCTCGACTTCAACACCCGGACTCAGGTCACCAG GGAGGCCATCAGTCTGGTGTGTGAGGCTGTGCCGGGTGCTAAGGGGGCAACAAGGAGGAGAAAG CCCTGTAGCCGTCCACTCAGCTCCATTCTGGGGAGGAGTAACCTGAAATTTGCTGGAATGCCAATCACTCTGACCGTCTCCACCAGCAGCCTCAACCTCATGGCCGCAGACTGCAAACAG ATCATCGCCAACCACCACATGCAGTCCATCTCGTTTGCATCCGGCGGGGACCCG GACACAGCCGAATATGTCGCCTATGTTGCCAAAGACCCAGTGAATCAGAGAG CCTGCCACATCCTGGAGTGTCCCGAAGGGCTCGCTCAGGACGTCATCAGCACCATCGGCCAGGCCTTCGAGCTTCGCTTCAAACAGTACCTCAGGAACCCGCCCAGGCTCGTTACCCCCCACGACAG GATGGCTGGCTTTGATGGCTCAGCttgggatgaggaggaggaagagcccCCTGACCATCAGTACTATAATGACTTCCCGGGGAAGGAACCACCTCTTGGGGGTGTGGTGGACATGAGGCTTCGGGAAGGAGCCCTCCCAGGGGCTGCTCGACCCACTCCACCCAGTGCCCAGACCCCCAGCCACCTGGGAGCCACGCTG CCTGTGGGGCAGCCTGCTGGGGGAGAGCCAGAAGCCCGCAAACAGATGCCGCCCCCGCCACCCTGCTCAG GCAGAGAGCTCTTTGATGACCCCTCCTATGTCAACGTCCAGAACCTAGACAAGGCCCGGCAAGCAGGGGCTGGGGCCGGGCCCCCCAATCCTGCCATCAATGGCAGTGCACCCCGAGACCTCTTTGACATGA AGCCCTTTGAAGATGCCTTGCGAATGCCTCCACCTCCCCAGTCAACAGCCATGGCTGAGCAGCTCCGAGGGGAGCCCTGGTTCCACGGGAAGCTGAGCCGGCGAGAGGCCGAGGCACTGCTACAAGTCAACGGGGACTTCCTGGTGCGGGAAAGCACGACCACGCCGGGCCAGTACGTGCTCACCGGCCTGCAGAGTGGGCAGCCAAAGCACCTGCTCCTGGTGGACCCTGAGGGTGTG GTTCGGACAAAGGATCACCGctttgaaagtgtcagtcacctCATCAGCTACCACATGGACAATCACTTGCCCATCATCTCTGCGGGCAGCGAACTGTGTCTCCAGCAGCCTGTGGAGCGGAAACTGTGA
- the PYGO2 gene encoding pygopus homolog 2 isoform X2 produces the protein MAASGPPPPDKLEGGGGPAPPPAPPSTGRKQGKAGLQMKSPEKKRRKSNTQGPAYSHLTEFAPPPTPMVDHLVASNPFEDDFGAPKVGGAAPPFLGSPVPFGGFRVQGGMAGQVPPGYGTGGGGGPQPLRRQPPPFPPSPMGPAFNMPPQGPGYPPPGNMNFPSQPFNQPLGQNFSPPGGQMMPGPVGGFGPMISPTMGQPPRGELGPPSLPQRFAQPGAPFGPSPLQRPGQGLPSLPPNTSPFPGPDPGFPGPGGEDGGKPLNPPAPTAFPQEPHSGSPAAAVNGNQPSFPPNSSGRGGGTPDANSLAPPGKAGGGSGPQPPPGLVYPCGACRSEVNDDQDAILCEASCQKWFHRECTGMTESAYGLLTTEASAVWACDLCLKTKEIQSVYIREGMGQLVAANDG, from the exons ATGGCCGCCTCGGGGCCGCCCCCACCGGACAAGCTGGAGGGAGGTGGCGGCCCCGCACCGCCCCCTGCGCCGCCCAGCACCGGGAGAAAACAGGGCAAGGCTG GTCTGCAAATGAAGAGCCCAGAAAAGAAGCGAAGGAAGTCAAATACTCAG GGCCCTGCATACTCACACCTGACGGAGTTTGCACCACCCCCAACTCCCATGGTGGACCACCTGGTTGCATCCAACCCTTTTGAGGATGACTTCGGAGCCCCTAAGGTGGGGGGTGCAGCCCCTCCATTCCTTGGCAGTCCCGTCCCCTTTGGGGGCTTCCGTGTCCAGGGGGGAATGGCAGGCCAGGTACCCCCAGGATATGGCACTGGGGGTGGAGGAGGTCCTCAGCCTCTTCGTCGACAGCCACCCCCTTTCCCTCCCAGCCCCATGGGCCCTGCTTTCAACATGCCCCCCCAGGGCCCTGGCTATCCACCCCCAGGTAACATGAATTTTCCCAGCCAACCCTTCAACCAGCCTCTGGGTCAGAACTTTAGCCCGCCTGGTGGGCAGATGATGCCAGGCCCAGTGGGGGGATTTGGCCCCATGATCTCACCCACCATGGGACAACCTCCCAGAGGGGAGCTGGGCCCCCCTTCTCTCCCCCAACGCTTTGCCCAGCCAGGGGCCCCTTTTGGCCCTTCTCCTCTCCAGAGACCTGGTCAGGGGCTCCCCAGCTTGCCTCCCAACACAAGTCCCTTCCCTGGTCCGGACCCTGGCTTTCCTGGCCCTGGTGGTGAGGATGGGGGGAAGCCTTTAAATCCCCCTGCGCCCACTGCTTTTCCCCAGGAGCCCCACTCAGGCTCCCCGGCTGCTGCTGTTAATGGGAATCAGCCCAGTTTTCCTCCAAACAGcagtgggcggggtgggggcactCCAGATGCCAACAGCCTGGCACCCCCTGGAAAGGCAGGTGGGGGctcaggaccccagcctcccccaggcCTGGTGTACCCATGTGGTGCCTGTCGGAGCGAGGTGAATGACGACCAAGATGCCATTCTCTGTGAGGCCTCCTGCCAGAAGTGGTTCCACCGTGAGTGCACGGGCATGACTGAGAGCGCCTATGGGCTGCTGACCACCGAGGCCTCTGCTGTCTGGGCCTGCGATCTCTGCCTGAAGACCAAGGAGATTCAGTCTGTCTACATCCGCGAGGGCATGGGGCAGCTGGTGGCCGCTAACGATGGGTGA
- the SHC1 gene encoding SHC-transforming protein 1 isoform X1 has product MDLLPPKPKYNPLRNESLSSLEEGASGSTPPEELPSPSASSLGPMLPPLPGDDSPTTLCSFFPRMSNLKLANPAGGRPGPKGEPGRANEDGEGIVGAAMLDSGPLPLLQDMNKLSGGGGRRTRVEGGQLGGEEWTRHGSFVNKPTRGWLHPNDKVMGPGVSYLVRYMGCVEVLQSMRALDFNTRTQVTREAISLVCEAVPGAKGATRRRKPCSRPLSSILGRSNLKFAGMPITLTVSTSSLNLMAADCKQIIANHHMQSISFASGGDPDTAEYVAYVAKDPVNQRACHILECPEGLAQDVISTIGQAFELRFKQYLRNPPRLVTPHDRMAGFDGSAWDEEEEEPPDHQYYNDFPGKEPPLGGVVDMRLREGALPGAARPTPPSAQTPSHLGATLPVGQPAGGEPEARKQMPPPPPCSAGRELFDDPSYVNVQNLDKARQAGAGAGPPNPAINGSAPRDLFDMKPFEDALRMPPPPQSTAMAEQLRGEPWFHGKLSRREAEALLQVNGDFLVRESTTTPGQYVLTGLQSGQPKHLLLVDPEGVVRTKDHRFESVSHLISYHMDNHLPIISAGSELCLQQPVERKL; this is encoded by the exons ATGGATCTCCTGCCACCCAAGCCCAAGTACAACCCACTTCGGAATGAGTCTCTGTCATCGCTGGAGGAGGGGGCTTCAGGGTCCACCCCACCGGAGGAGCTGCCATCCCCATCAGCCTCATCCCTGGGGCCCATGCTACCACCTTTGCCTGGGGACGACAGTCCCACTACCCTGTGCTCCTTCTTCCCCCGGATGAGCAACCTGAAGCTGGCCAACCCAGCTGGAGGGCGCCCGGGGCCGAAGGGGGAGCCAGGAAGGGCAAACGAGGATGGGGAGGGGATTGTAGGGGCAGCCATGCTGGACTCAggccccctgcccctcctccaggacatgAACAAGCTGAGTGGAGGCGGCGGGCGCAGGACTCGGGTGGAAGGGGGCCAGCTGGGGGGCGAGGAGTGGACTCGCCACGGGAGCTTTGTCAATAAGCCCACCCGGGGCTGGCTGCATCCCAACGACAAAGTCATGGGACCCGGGGTTTCCTACTTGGTTCGG TACATGGGCTGTGTGGAGGTCCTGCAGTCAATGCGTGCTCTCGACTTCAACACCCGGACTCAGGTCACCAG GGAGGCCATCAGTCTGGTGTGTGAGGCTGTGCCGGGTGCTAAGGGGGCAACAAGGAGGAGAAAG CCCTGTAGCCGTCCACTCAGCTCCATTCTGGGGAGGAGTAACCTGAAATTTGCTGGAATGCCAATCACTCTGACCGTCTCCACCAGCAGCCTCAACCTCATGGCCGCAGACTGCAAACAG ATCATCGCCAACCACCACATGCAGTCCATCTCGTTTGCATCCGGCGGGGACCCG GACACAGCCGAATATGTCGCCTATGTTGCCAAAGACCCAGTGAATCAGAGAG CCTGCCACATCCTGGAGTGTCCCGAAGGGCTCGCTCAGGACGTCATCAGCACCATCGGCCAGGCCTTCGAGCTTCGCTTCAAACAGTACCTCAGGAACCCGCCCAGGCTCGTTACCCCCCACGACAG GATGGCTGGCTTTGATGGCTCAGCttgggatgaggaggaggaagagcccCCTGACCATCAGTACTATAATGACTTCCCGGGGAAGGAACCACCTCTTGGGGGTGTGGTGGACATGAGGCTTCGGGAAGGAGCCCTCCCAGGGGCTGCTCGACCCACTCCACCCAGTGCCCAGACCCCCAGCCACCTGGGAGCCACGCTG CCTGTGGGGCAGCCTGCTGGGGGAGAGCCAGAAGCCCGCAAACAGATGCCGCCCCCGCCACCCTGCTCAG CAGGCAGAGAGCTCTTTGATGACCCCTCCTATGTCAACGTCCAGAACCTAGACAAGGCCCGGCAAGCAGGGGCTGGGGCCGGGCCCCCCAATCCTGCCATCAATGGCAGTGCACCCCGAGACCTCTTTGACATGA AGCCCTTTGAAGATGCCTTGCGAATGCCTCCACCTCCCCAGTCAACAGCCATGGCTGAGCAGCTCCGAGGGGAGCCCTGGTTCCACGGGAAGCTGAGCCGGCGAGAGGCCGAGGCACTGCTACAAGTCAACGGGGACTTCCTGGTGCGGGAAAGCACGACCACGCCGGGCCAGTACGTGCTCACCGGCCTGCAGAGTGGGCAGCCAAAGCACCTGCTCCTGGTGGACCCTGAGGGTGTG GTTCGGACAAAGGATCACCGctttgaaagtgtcagtcacctCATCAGCTACCACATGGACAATCACTTGCCCATCATCTCTGCGGGCAGCGAACTGTGTCTCCAGCAGCCTGTGGAGCGGAAACTGTGA
- the SHC1 gene encoding SHC-transforming protein 1 isoform X4, with amino-acid sequence MNKLSGGGGRRTRVEGGQLGGEEWTRHGSFVNKPTRGWLHPNDKVMGPGVSYLVRYMGCVEVLQSMRALDFNTRTQVTREAISLVCEAVPGAKGATRRRKPCSRPLSSILGRSNLKFAGMPITLTVSTSSLNLMAADCKQIIANHHMQSISFASGGDPDTAEYVAYVAKDPVNQRACHILECPEGLAQDVISTIGQAFELRFKQYLRNPPRLVTPHDRMAGFDGSAWDEEEEEPPDHQYYNDFPGKEPPLGGVVDMRLREGALPGAARPTPPSAQTPSHLGATLPVGQPAGGEPEARKQMPPPPPCSAGRELFDDPSYVNVQNLDKARQAGAGAGPPNPAINGSAPRDLFDMKPFEDALRMPPPPQSTAMAEQLRGEPWFHGKLSRREAEALLQVNGDFLVRESTTTPGQYVLTGLQSGQPKHLLLVDPEGVVRTKDHRFESVSHLISYHMDNHLPIISAGSELCLQQPVERKL; translated from the exons atgAACAAGCTGAGTGGAGGCGGCGGGCGCAGGACTCGGGTGGAAGGGGGCCAGCTGGGGGGCGAGGAGTGGACTCGCCACGGGAGCTTTGTCAATAAGCCCACCCGGGGCTGGCTGCATCCCAACGACAAAGTCATGGGACCCGGGGTTTCCTACTTGGTTCGG TACATGGGCTGTGTGGAGGTCCTGCAGTCAATGCGTGCTCTCGACTTCAACACCCGGACTCAGGTCACCAG GGAGGCCATCAGTCTGGTGTGTGAGGCTGTGCCGGGTGCTAAGGGGGCAACAAGGAGGAGAAAG CCCTGTAGCCGTCCACTCAGCTCCATTCTGGGGAGGAGTAACCTGAAATTTGCTGGAATGCCAATCACTCTGACCGTCTCCACCAGCAGCCTCAACCTCATGGCCGCAGACTGCAAACAG ATCATCGCCAACCACCACATGCAGTCCATCTCGTTTGCATCCGGCGGGGACCCG GACACAGCCGAATATGTCGCCTATGTTGCCAAAGACCCAGTGAATCAGAGAG CCTGCCACATCCTGGAGTGTCCCGAAGGGCTCGCTCAGGACGTCATCAGCACCATCGGCCAGGCCTTCGAGCTTCGCTTCAAACAGTACCTCAGGAACCCGCCCAGGCTCGTTACCCCCCACGACAG GATGGCTGGCTTTGATGGCTCAGCttgggatgaggaggaggaagagcccCCTGACCATCAGTACTATAATGACTTCCCGGGGAAGGAACCACCTCTTGGGGGTGTGGTGGACATGAGGCTTCGGGAAGGAGCCCTCCCAGGGGCTGCTCGACCCACTCCACCCAGTGCCCAGACCCCCAGCCACCTGGGAGCCACGCTG CCTGTGGGGCAGCCTGCTGGGGGAGAGCCAGAAGCCCGCAAACAGATGCCGCCCCCGCCACCCTGCTCAG CAGGCAGAGAGCTCTTTGATGACCCCTCCTATGTCAACGTCCAGAACCTAGACAAGGCCCGGCAAGCAGGGGCTGGGGCCGGGCCCCCCAATCCTGCCATCAATGGCAGTGCACCCCGAGACCTCTTTGACATGA AGCCCTTTGAAGATGCCTTGCGAATGCCTCCACCTCCCCAGTCAACAGCCATGGCTGAGCAGCTCCGAGGGGAGCCCTGGTTCCACGGGAAGCTGAGCCGGCGAGAGGCCGAGGCACTGCTACAAGTCAACGGGGACTTCCTGGTGCGGGAAAGCACGACCACGCCGGGCCAGTACGTGCTCACCGGCCTGCAGAGTGGGCAGCCAAAGCACCTGCTCCTGGTGGACCCTGAGGGTGTG GTTCGGACAAAGGATCACCGctttgaaagtgtcagtcacctCATCAGCTACCACATGGACAATCACTTGCCCATCATCTCTGCGGGCAGCGAACTGTGTCTCCAGCAGCCTGTGGAGCGGAAACTGTGA